TACATGTTGAAGttagtttacaattttttaacatcatGAAGTTAGTCACCAAACGAAATGTTACTCACAGAAGACAAGGATAGATAGAAGAACAGACACACACATGCTTTTTTGCTATTAATCGCAGAGCCTCACAATGTTCGAGTAATGGAACGGTCGAATAAAAAAGGCTCGTATGATGGAAGACAATTCTTACACGAAGATGCAGCGATATGagcttttgaaacaaaaattattcaatcagctaaaaacaataaatctGCTAATAttccttagaaaaaaaattatgaatcaagAACGTATCATCggttaataataaacaacttggAACTTATAAAATCTTGGAACAAGCTACAAGGAAAAAAGCAAAATTGGGTTCCATGACTTAAAATaggataacaaaatttttggatacgTTCTTTGAGCTATGTTCACATTCTTTGAACGATTTTCCAGCATTAATCAAACACAGCGACTATACAAGGCGTTTCAAAACTACACGGTACTATTTTACTTGTTATTGACATATTTCAAAGACGAAAAGTGGGAGAGTAAGAAAGTGGTTTAAAATATTAGGTGGGCTAATAAATTCGTAGGTTGGCACATAGATGGCACTACTAGAAATAAATCCATTTTTTAGTGAATCTTAATCTTCAAAAGACATATCTATAGATTTGACAGCTGCCGTGAATGAAAACGATGGCTAAACTGCATGAGTTGGGCTACGAATTGCTTTTTCCTGTTCTCAGACCTTAAGAGAATGCTCACTGGAAATAGATTTATCGCCGGAGCTGTGTTTTACTATGTTAGCCTACGACCTTTTCAGCCCAAATGTTAGTGTCGTGTAATTTTGAAACAgcctatatatacatatctgtctaacaaacaaaaattactaatGTGAACATAGCTTTACAATTACTGTAACTTCCTAAAAAGGATTCATTTTACTtaagaatagaaaataaaattaaattttcatattctttaaaaattgattgcttttttttttattcctgaagccattttaataaaatttgaggccagtttttttttattgttattttttttttaattacataagcTTAATTTGTCAAAATGGCactattcataatttttatttactataacaTATTAAGGAGTTATCGTAATTATtccgttaaaaatattatacaattaaaattctCACCCTATAGTATAAGAGCCAGTaacgtcacgaaaaagttgatttcaagacggctgaattttagatatttattttgatacatataaaaaaaatcaagctttttatttaaaaattaggaaaagaaatatccgaaattcagcCATCATGAAACTCTCGAAAACGCTCTCcgagtgtaattttttgttggtGAAGCAAACATCGTATACTCTGGAATGTGATGCCATCTTACAATGAATGTTTACGTTATTTTGAacagaataattaaatataaactccgctcctaaattaatttatttgacttttcaaaaaaataaaatatatatatttgttttcaatatgaTTCGACAACTTTCgatatacatattgacttattaaatttaatttacttacttaattaaaatcactttttaattttaataaataaataattatatttatatatatatatattatttatataatattaattaacgaaattaataatttaaagtgtttttaatataattatttcttaaattaattgataattaatcaTCACATGATAAAAGGAGTGTCTGTTGGATTGGAGGgtgtttgttaattaaatactgaacttatacttttaaatttctaaaggCCAATTCACATTTAGAATATTCATATTGACAGTTTATAACGTTTTTAAGTATAACCTATGGAACATTTATTTACTGTCTTAAAGGCCTTGTTCAAGTAAAACGCTATCTTGCATTTCTGCTTGCGTGTGTCATAGTAGTCTTTTGAGTTTGTGCTTCACTTGCACAAACATCTTTTGGTGTCAGAGtcaatcttattttaaattcaaaataaagctGCTATGTTTGAATGAGACCTTAAACCTTCGTCCATCACGTTAGATTTCCATACAGATTTGGTCAcgccacaaatttgaaaaaacgaaGAGTTAAGACGAAGAGTTAATTATATCTTATCTCatacttttttggtaaaatgtCGACGAAGCAACAAAAATCCTCGAACGATTAATTCGAGAATTATTAAGAACATTTTGGCATTTCGTTTCTGAACTATTTAATTTCCATAGGTTAAtggaattttaattgatttttttttcagactttctttcaaaataaaacaataatggcGGATATAAATGGAATCAcggattattataataaagcaCTTGCTTAGCGTCATAGATTTTGTTTCTTTAACGGTAGAGTTGCTCTAACCAGATTTGAAGATTCTTTATAATAGGTATATTATATTGGCACGGCTCTGTATACCTTTCGAATTCCCTACTGATCTAGCTAGACTAAATTTACCAATAGAGAATATTTTTATCCTTTATAGAGGGTAAACGTGGCCTTAGAATTCAACTAGAATTCTCTAGCTACAGTGTATATGAATCTTTACAATTCATTAACAGCGAACTTTCAATTTGCCTGGTACAATTTCTAGTTATGACAATCGAATGATCTTAGCCGTTGGAGGTTTCACGTTTTGATAATTGTTTAGTAAATTGTCGGTCACACGCAATCGACGCAACATTTAATAGCAAAAATAATTAGGAAGGGAAGACCTCGTGAGCCCTggtatttttggtaaaaagtgTTTCGCtctgaattttaatgaaaaaaaaaatttaattattactttgTAGTCCTGAaagtttgtgttaaaaaaaaagatataaggCAAAAGGAAGAAAACTCTCGGTTCCGAAGTAGTTTTCTTCGATGTACCTTGATTAATATTCTATCATGAATTTGTTCTGGAAGAATTTGAACCAGATTGAAGCTTATCAATGAGAAAAtccgataaaattattaaaaaattttaattgctgaCGAAGTTCTGAATTCCAAATTCAGATAAGCGAACTTACAAGTGCCGGGCATCGAATGCATCATCCGAGATCCAGACTTAAGTCTCCTTCTCTTACAGCCTTCATGCCCAAAATACATGACATACTAACTAATACACAAAATGGcggcaaatttaaaaataagatcGAAAATGGAACACACTTaatgttttttgattatttaggaagaaaaaatatgagttttttgttttcattattctctttttttacataaaatataacattttctttttaaatcacatttgttttgtttataaaaagttcAAGGTTTTCGTTCACAtggaagtaaataaataaataaataaattcatgaaactattgattgattgattgagtgatattgattaattatttaaaaatgatttctaaaattatatgtaactaATTGCACCAAATGATTTTTGAATCTTACTCTTAATCTTGTTTCAACTACGTTTTTTGTTAACGCATTTCTTGACACCAACTATAAACAACAATAATCATCGATTTattgaacggtttttttttaatcgaatcaCTGCTCCAATTCAACTTCGATAAATCGAGGTTTAAGattttaaagatgaaaaaaaatacagataaaaactttctctttttaaaaatgttttcaatttatcGAAGTTCAAAATTGGCAAATTGTTTTTAGAAACTTCGAATGAGAAATTAGTATCATGATCTTTGATATGCATGCAGAAAATTATACAGGGTgctcatttcaaaagtattcacTCTTAACAACACTTGACTTGATGTGATTATTGATTTGTGTGCCTTCCCTTGTGTTCCTTCGCTCCTAGCCAtcccaattttaatatttcaaaaggtATCCCCTAGTTTGTAATACCTCTTTTGAAAGGGCATACACTTCTCTcttcaaccatgataaaaaaaatgaaatcgattgattggttcttaagataaacTACCCAGAAAATGAAATTCATACCTTCTATCTTCTTTGTAGTCTATCtgaagaaccaatcgatcgatttcattttttttaccatggttgaatagagaattgtatgccctttcaaatgaggtatcgcaAGGTAGGGGGTGCAACTTGAATTTTCAATGTTGGGGTGGGTGGGGATGAAGTGATGAAACCTGGAAGATACTAATTTCGAACTTCCTGGTTGATATCTAAATCgatgtgttttcactcaaaacaaagagtgattaagggtggatacttttaaaatgaacactctgtataatattttaaggtagtacgagcaccaagataattttagatttgaattgaaattatttttaccttatattttcaactttgatgatgaattttgttatagcttcatgaatgtagacgaaaaataagaataaaattattcgatatcagctttggttttcgaaatattgaaagctaaataataaaacttttcgatattttgaaaactactccaaatatcgaaaaattttgttcttacttttcgtcttagattgtcaagttataacataattgaccatcaaaattgaaaaaaaaaatattttttttaaattggtcctcactatcgtgctcatacctccttaattagtcggataCAACGATTTTTCTTTGgctatttttgggaaaaatcaGGTTAATGCAATTGTTAGCATGCTTTTATAAACTTGAGAACAGAGGTTGTATTTGTAAGGACTTCATTTACTCTCCAAGTTCGAATAAACTCTCACAAAATcccgaaaataaaattcatttggcACAATCGAATCGAattaatttcgaataaaaatataatcaaacaaATTCTAGAATCATTTTTAAACGTTTCCTATAAAATATCTGTAATTAAGGAGCAATTTATCCATTTTCGATAAATCGAGCGTTCATTCGTCGCAGGTAAAACTGTCAGATAAAAGTGCTTCGAATAAAAAAGGGAGCGATTTATCGTTTTCGATAAAtcgtgattttttaatattttctaccaAAAACCTCACCCTCCCTCCATGTGATCTACCATAACCTTTACTAGGATCCCCCTCGGTTGAAACACTAGAACTTTTTCTGGATTTTCTGGCATTATGTAGCTTGACTTCCTGCCACCTCTCGTCTGAAAATAGCTCAGTGTAGCTTTTGAACTAATATATTGCCCCTCAAGATCTGGGTCAAGTGGTTTATGGATGCTCCCTCAGATAATGATAAAGTTTCATTTCTACTTATAcagtgtgttgcatttaagatgaagacacaaagtaattttaagttttgtttgaagtcggttaaaaatttaacaaaaatttcaaaccgCTGTCTAAAAAACAGCATTTTTCTATACTTTAGACGTTTTTACATCAAGCCGCCAGTTTTCTCAGATATTAATGTTCCTAAAAGCTAGCGGTTTGTGTGACTCCCTTCTGGAATTGAATATTAACATTCAAGCAAGCCAGTGAAACTTTCTTCATTCATGTGTGGAAAATCAAGAATATTTCGAACGCTAACATGTGATTGAACCTATATAAGTGAACCTATGAACGCTAGCGTGTGACTAAACATATATAATCTTCCGTGATTtgttttcagataaaaaaattatatgatgatACACTCTGTATCAAAGTTGGattggataaataaatttttaaaaacaaaaaaaaaatggacatAGAGTTCTTTTAAACAGGTCTATTCTATGGATCTGGACTCTTAGATCTAGATCTTTGACTACATTCACATGACTCACATGATAACAAACAATTACAACCTTTTTGATGGGTGATAGGCGATGGCGATGATGATTGGTGGGGTGAGTTTGATGTATTGTTAGTAGATGTAACAGGGGGTGGTACAGTGGATGCTGGTGAAGTTGAAGGTGAGAGTGATTGttctttttcaatttccatTTGTGTACCTTCTTTAGTttcgtcatcatcatcatcttcgTCCTCTTCTTCTGATTCTTCTTCTAATTGCTTTCGTGCCAATTTTACTGCATAATATTCGTTATAATGTTTTTTCCTTTTGGCTAAAAATTCTTTACGGCgtgctataaaaaaaacagacgtaaaacttaaattttcaaagttattaCAACTAAAAAGACAGGAATGCAAAGAAAAAAACGGgaaacagctccgattttaataaaaacttttgtaaatatttataggaCCTCAAGAAATATCATGGCTGGGCGGCAGACATGCTGAACGCATGCTTAGGCCTGGcaatgtatcacgactactgcaggagctgtcacagtggtgacgaggaggagaaaatgtctcatcttctctgtcactgcccagctcttgtcatgaggagatggacttacttgagccagcctctctttgacgacctctccgacctaaagtcagtcgacgtcaaagccctcctgctgttcttaaacagctccaataCGGGCGCTGGTAGTCTCGAATCCACTTTTCATTGTCATTCCCTTAAGAAGATGCTCTGAATCAAGGATAAGGCCCATCTTAATTACTAGGATTTTGCGTAGGAAATGCAAGCTGTGTATAACCAAAGCTAGGCCATTCGATTGTGCTAGAAATTCGGTGGTGGGACTCTTAACAGGACACTGTAGATTGAAATAAGTCCTTCGATGATTGCGGAGTATGGGTCTGTATGGGGTGATGATGAAATCTCCATATACATGTATTCCACATTGCTGTTCGcctcaattttatttgtttcgaaagagttcttttaataattcaaacaaactAAAACGTTACCTTTTTCCTCTTCTGTTAAATCGTCATCTTCCTCGTCGTCTGATTCATCATCTTcttgtttcttcataaattttggCAGTGCACTTCCTCCAGATTGAATTCTAAAAAGATTTCATTGCCATAATTTAAATCCCAGTtattttttttgggttaaatcaaattaaaaacttacttttgagCTAATAAACCAGCATCTAATTCATCCTGATCGTGAGGTTCATCTGTTTCATAATTGTATGGGGTTTTTGGTTCATCTATTTTCATATGTCCATAATCTTTGTCCGGTGGATGTAATGTAGCTATTATATTCATTTCGTCCCATTTTGTCTCTTTTGATTttctacgattctccaacgcactaaatattcaaataattaaccTGTTTAAATACTATACATATACTAACATTAGGGAATAttcctgtattttttttatatttttaattcattgtttacaccgttataacaaaataaaaaatataaatactgtttaaaaatgctgtatttaagtgtaaaaaaatatttaaaatacattaaaattttgagatatttaaacgcactTTTTTGGTGctttctgttgatgacgtataagtacgtgatctgtcaattggtgacagttcaatgtgtaatttacactttaaaaaaatgaatttacactcggtatcattaagttttctaataaaaagccgtagaataatataatttaatgaaataccatataaaatgtgattaattaatatcatacagtatgacaacaaatttgacaagctcgtactttgatgtcacgtccgtatatttgaatttccgttttagaaatgttttaaatgccctcactgaatttgtacttttattaattaattttaagtaattaaaaatatattaattactaaaataatgatttagttgAAAGGTCCTgccattaaagttacggaagaaaaacatttgaaccaaaaaatttcatgaatattcccttttCTGCCACAATAAGAACTATCACACCAAATTTTTCtgagaatagataaaatttacaatcaaatGGCCTTCTAACAAATTGATTTCCATGGAAGTGCAAAAAAACTCATaactaaagtcagtcgacgtcaaagccctcctgctgttcttaaacagctccaaatggttcatggagtagtgaccggggatgggccaacccatttacggtatcacaacggactctatggtctaagtgtgtcccaccccaggacagccactctaacctaacctaaccgtCTTGACATTGGTTAATTTTTGATAGAGACGTTCTTGGGCACGCTTCACGGGCTAAGCTGATTTGAGAAGGCAGATTATTGTAtggttttgatcaaatatttgattcaaaaccAACTGAATCATATATTTTGGGCACTCCTGAACAATTTTTGTATCACCTAACTTCGCCGTTTTCGAGATGTcagtgttttttaaaaaaaaaaaaacactggcTTTTTGGTTTTTACGAACTTGTAACGCGCTTACATGATCACGCGCGTAAATTTAAACACCACACTTTCTAACCAAACTGACCCTTTTCTACATCCTCGTATAAACAGTTTGACCCTGGTCCCATAAAAATCggaattatacaataaaattccaACCTTTTGATTCACTGATTTCAAACAAATTGAACTGAATTTTTAAACTACGTATTTTTAGGTCGTTTTTGgggaaaaaaatacaaataaaactgCTTCCCTAATGAATTAaccatgttttaaaattattagattataaatttttgagcgGTTTGGATGTAAGATTAACAAGCAAgacacatacaaaaatttcctattttcatGGTTCTTAGGTACAAATCAAGGATAAaggaatcaatttttattacaaaatcaatATCCTGGATCATATTTTGGTTTCTATAATCGTTAAtcgtttaaaaagtataaaatcccgacataaccaaacaaaaaacataggatacatttttgcataataaaaataaaaataaatacatacttggtaCTACTTTCTGGTTTATCAAAACTACTTGAATTCTTTAATATGCCTTTGGAT
This genomic interval from Chrysoperla carnea chromosome 1, inChrCarn1.1, whole genome shotgun sequence contains the following:
- the LOC123290515 gene encoding protein phosphatase inhibitor 2-like isoform X2, yielding MMADNLAKRPSKGILKNSSSFDKPESSTNALENRRKSKETKWDEMNIIATLHPPDKDYGHMKIDEPKTPYNYETDEPHDQDELDAGLLAQKIQSGGSALPKFMKKQEDDESDDEEDDDLTEEEKARRKEFLAKRKKHYNEYYAVKLARKQLEEESEEEDEDDDDDETKEVGVKKCVNKKRS
- the LOC123290515 gene encoding protein phosphatase inhibitor 2-like isoform X1, which produces MMADNLAKRPSKGILKNSSSFDKPESSTNALENRRKSKETKWDEMNIIATLHPPDKDYGHMKIDEPKTPYNYETDEPHDQDELDAGLLAQKIQSGGSALPKFMKKQEDDESDDEEDDDLTEEEKARRKEFLAKRKKHYNEYYAVKLARKQLEEESEEEDEDDDDDETKEGTQMEIEKEQSLSPSTSPASTVPPPVTSTNNTSNSPHQSSSPSPITHQKGCNCLLSCESCECSQRSRSKSPDP